A genomic region of Salvelinus namaycush isolate Seneca chromosome 7, SaNama_1.0, whole genome shotgun sequence contains the following coding sequences:
- the LOC120051556 gene encoding gastrula zinc finger protein XlCGF17.1-like, producing MASVKLEDCSQTLELNVNIKDEDDKIGISLSHGDHVETFSTSREQQQEDHRAKRSHHCPHCEENFSILSKLKLHVKIHTGENLYSCTDCGKNFTTSKALTVHQRVHRGEKPYSCSDCGASFSQMGTLKRHKRIHTGEKPYSCSDCGKSFSQLGDLKTHERIHTGEKPYSCSDCEKCFKRSTALKVHQRNHTGEKPYSCSDCGKSFSQLGDLKTHERVHTGEKPYSCSDCEKCFKTSTEQKVHQRTHTGEKPYSCSDCGKRFSQLGDLKTHERIHTGLKPYSCSDCGKSFSQLGHLKTHERIHTGMKPYSCSDCGKSFSQLDNLKRHERVHTGVKPYSCSDCVKSFSKLDNLKRHERIHTGVKP from the exons atggcatcagtgaagctggaagactgcagtcaaacactggagctgaatgttaacattaaagatgaagacgATAAGATTGGGATATCTCTTTCTCATg gagaccatgttgagacattctctacatccagagagcaacagcaggaagatcacagagctaagaggtctcaccactgcccacattgtgaggaGAATTTTTCAATTCTATCAAAGCTAAAGTTACAtgtaaaaatacacacaggagagaatctgtATTCCTGTACTGACTGTGGGAAGAATTTCACAACATCAAAGGCTCTGACAGTTCATCAGAGAGTGCAcagaggagagaagccttactcctgctctgactgtggggcgagtttctctcaaatgggcaccttaaaaagacacaaacgtatacacacaggagagaagccttactcctgctctgactgtggaaagagtttctctcaactgggcgacttaaaaacacatgaacgtatacatacaggagagaagccttactcatGCTCTGACTGTGAAAAATGCTTCAAAAGATCAACTgctctaaaagttcatcagagaaatcacacaggagaaaagccttactcctgctctgactgtggaaagagtttctctcaactgggcgacttaaaaacacatgaacgtgtacatacaggagagaagccttactcctgctctgactgtgaaaaatgcttcaaaacatcaactgagcaaaaagttcatcagagaacacacacaggagagaagccttactcctgctctgactgtggaaagaggtTCTCTCAACTGGGggacttaaaaacacatgaacgtatacacacaggactgaagccttactcctgctctgactgcggaAAAAGTTTCTCTCAACTGGGtcacttaaaaacacatgaacgtatacatacaggaatGAAGccgtactcctgctctgactgtggaaagagtttctctcaactggACAACTTAAAAAGACATGAACGTGTACATACAGgagtgaagccttactcctgctctgactgtgtaaagaGTTTCTCTAAACTGGACAACTTAAAaagacatgaacgtatacatacaggagtgaaGCCTTAA
- the LOC120050892 gene encoding gastrula zinc finger protein XlCGF17.1-like produces MNTYVIRCSQKRTGHPFEAACPHCEEIFPFLSKLKIHLKIHTEENRYSYTDSGKSFTTSKARTVHQRVHTREKTYSCSECVKCFTTSTWLKVHQRTHTGEKPYSCSDCIKCFTTSAKLKVHQRTHTGEKPYFCSDCGKSFSLMCNLKRHERIHTEKLYSCSDCAASFSLLCKLKRHERIHKGEKPYSCTDCGKSFSRLGHLKTHEQKHTGEKPYSCSDCVKCFTTATELKLHQRTHTGERPYSCSDCVKCFPTSTRLKVHQRTHTGEKPYICSDCAASFSLLCNLKRHESIHTGEKPYSCSDCSASFSLLCNLKRHEHIHTGEKPYHCTDCEKRFYRLSHLKRHQCIHKGEKSHQISQTS; encoded by the exons ATGAATACGTATGTCATCCGGtgcagccagaagaggactggccacccctttgAGGCTG cctgcccacattgtgaggagattttcccatttttatcaaagctaaaaatacacctaaaaatacacacTGAAGAGAATCGGTATTCCTATACTGACAGTGGGAAGAGTTTCACAACATCCAAGGCTCGGACAGTTCATCAGAGAGTGCACACAAGAGAGAAGACCTACTCCTGCTCTGagtgtgtaaaatgcttcacaacatcaacttggttaaaagttcatcagagaacacacacaggagagaagccttactcctgctctgattgtataaaatgcttcacaacatcagctaaactaaaagttcatcagagaacacacacaggagagaagccttacttctgctctgactgtggaaagagtttctctctaATGTGCAACTTAAAACGACATGAGCGTATACACACAGAGAAgctttactcctgctctgactgtgcgGCGAGTTTCTCGCTACTGTGCAAATTAAAAcgacatgaacgtatacacaaaggagagaagccttactcctgcactgactgtggaaagagtttctcgcGATTGGGCCACTTAAAAACACACGAACAAaaacatacaggagagaagccttactcctgctctgactgtgtaaaatgcttcacaacagcAACTGAGCTAAAACTTcatcaaagaacacacacaggagagaggccgtactcctgctctgactgtgtaaaatgcttcccAACATCAACTaggctaaaagttcatcagagaacacacacaggagagaagccttacatcTGCTCTGACTGTGCAGCGAGTTTCTCTCTACTGTGCAACTTAAAACGACATGAaagtatacacacaggagagaagccttactcctgctctgactgttcGGCGAGTTTCTCTCTACTGTGCAACTTAAAACGACATGAACatatccacacaggagagaagccttatcactgcacTGACTGTGAGAAGAGATTCTACAGATTGAGCCATTTAAAAAGACACCAATGTATACATAAAGGAGAGAAGTCTCATCAGATCTCTCAGACCAGCTAA